From a region of the Salinispira pacifica genome:
- a CDS encoding TIGR02757 family protein: MQFHKEILPQLPRALKIISPSAAAVFRKKLDALYDQLNQSRFIHPDPLEAALKFPEAGDREIAAFLSAMFALGRVDLILQTLDTLFTHLPNPRKMLLELDPDNIPRQLMGIIPPMKYRFFSYARILLLISSMAVVIQKFGSLQQAAAPVPGESEEAVYPGLAAAMNLRYALERGAEDQIRRFPELFQGEDGIPGIIVPEVKPPFHRSGAAKRMMLFLRWMVRRDEVDPGGWNILSPADLLYPLDTHMMRVTAELGLRSRKSADMSTVIEITDNFRIINSEDPVKYDFALTRTGIHPETRSLHRAESFWKDIIS, translated from the coding sequence ATGCAGTTTCATAAGGAGATACTACCTCAATTGCCCAGAGCCCTCAAGATAATATCACCTTCGGCGGCTGCGGTTTTCCGGAAAAAACTGGATGCCCTGTACGATCAGCTGAACCAAAGCCGGTTCATACATCCCGATCCCCTGGAGGCGGCCCTGAAGTTTCCAGAAGCAGGAGACCGGGAGATCGCCGCATTTCTTTCGGCAATGTTTGCCCTGGGAAGGGTGGATCTGATCCTTCAGACTCTGGATACGCTGTTTACTCATCTTCCCAATCCCCGGAAAATGCTTCTGGAGCTGGACCCTGACAATATTCCCCGACAGCTGATGGGAATAATTCCCCCCATGAAATACCGTTTCTTCAGTTATGCACGAATTCTGCTACTCATTTCTTCCATGGCAGTGGTAATTCAGAAATTCGGTTCACTTCAACAGGCTGCGGCGCCGGTGCCTGGGGAATCTGAAGAGGCAGTGTACCCCGGGCTGGCTGCGGCCATGAATCTCAGGTATGCGCTGGAGAGGGGGGCGGAAGATCAAATCAGACGATTTCCTGAGCTCTTTCAGGGAGAAGATGGAATTCCCGGAATTATCGTGCCTGAGGTGAAGCCCCCCTTCCACCGCAGCGGTGCAGCCAAGCGGATGATGCTTTTTCTGCGGTGGATGGTTCGCCGGGATGAAGTGGATCCAGGAGGCTGGAATATTCTCTCTCCTGCCGACCTGCTGTACCCCCTGGATACCCACATGATGAGGGTTACTGCAGAGTTGGGCCTGCGAAGCAGAAAATCTGCGGATATGTCCACAGTGATTGAAATTACCGATAATTTCCGCATAATAAATAGTGAAGACCCGGTGAAATATGACTTTGCCCTTACCCGCACCGGAATTCACCCTGAAACACGCTCCCTTCACAGAGCGGAAAGTTTCTGGAAAGATATTATCAGTTAA
- a CDS encoding aminopeptidase yields MILAVVLFSSCYYVEQGSVLFRNRLAAQSRSAALKSADESRQEELERFFTGVERIRDFGVERLGLNDNGNYRKYLELDRDYLVAVVNAAAPDSLDPFLWRYPFLGPAPYRGYYNPEDAAREARRLRDKGYHVFVRKVDGFSTLGITKDPLISFMTEYDQFRLARLIFHEQIHASFWVKGHISFNEELATTLGDMAALEYIEWYYGTDSREYRSAEASIHDSRQFAADMRTLSRELEILYESFPETFSEKSPPASAAHPPSADRAPEQADEQAPESSHEQTPERASELEAARERILERFREQFRISYPERYEGDAYRNAPELELNNAFLSLYRSYSGRGPGYQALYERLGSVSAVLQTLETAMKDPESMNVTYRKGDDPYTIIEQLLES; encoded by the coding sequence ATGATTCTTGCCGTGGTTCTATTCAGTTCCTGCTATTATGTGGAGCAGGGGAGTGTACTTTTCCGCAACCGTCTTGCCGCACAAAGCAGAAGCGCTGCACTGAAGAGCGCCGATGAATCCCGGCAGGAAGAGCTGGAAAGGTTTTTTACCGGGGTTGAACGGATCCGGGATTTCGGAGTTGAACGGCTCGGGTTGAATGACAACGGGAATTACCGGAAGTATCTGGAACTTGACCGGGACTATCTGGTGGCGGTGGTGAATGCCGCTGCTCCTGACAGCCTGGATCCCTTTCTCTGGCGCTATCCGTTTCTCGGACCCGCTCCATACCGGGGCTATTACAATCCGGAGGATGCTGCCCGGGAAGCCCGGAGACTCCGGGATAAAGGATACCATGTGTTTGTCCGGAAAGTTGACGGTTTCAGCACCCTGGGCATTACCAAAGATCCGCTTATTTCCTTTATGACAGAATATGATCAGTTCAGGCTGGCCCGTCTGATTTTCCATGAGCAGATTCATGCCAGCTTCTGGGTAAAGGGACATATTTCCTTTAATGAAGAGCTTGCAACCACTCTGGGAGATATGGCCGCGCTGGAATACATTGAATGGTATTACGGTACAGACTCCCGGGAGTACCGTTCCGCAGAGGCGAGTATCCATGATTCCCGTCAGTTCGCGGCAGATATGCGAACCCTTTCCCGGGAGCTTGAGATCCTCTATGAGTCCTTCCCGGAAACATTCAGCGAGAAATCTCCCCCGGCCAGTGCTGCCCACCCCCCATCTGCTGACCGTGCCCCCGAGCAGGCTGACGAACAGGCCCCCGAATCATCCCACGAACAAACCCCTGAACGAGCTTCCGAACTGGAAGCTGCCCGTGAACGGATTCTGGAGAGGTTCCGTGAACAATTCCGCATAAGCTATCCTGAGCGCTATGAGGGAGATGCGTACCGGAATGCCCCGGAACTTGAGCTGAACAATGCATTCCTCAGTCTCTACCGAAGCTACAGCGGCCGGGGGCCTGGGTATCAGGCGCTCTATGAGCGGCTGGGATCGGTATCTGCGGTTCTTCAGACCCTGGAGACTGCCATGAAGGACCCCGAATCCATGAATGTAACATACCGCAAAGGGGACGATCCCTACACGATTATTGAGCAGCTGCTGGAATCATGA
- the rd gene encoding rubredoxin has product MQKYVCEVCGYIYDPAEGDPDNGVPAGTAFEALPDDWVCPMCGAEKEDFSPED; this is encoded by the coding sequence ATGCAGAAATATGTATGTGAAGTGTGCGGATACATTTACGATCCCGCAGAAGGTGATCCTGACAATGGTGTGCCGGCCGGAACAGCTTTTGAAGCTCTTCCCGACGATTGGGTGTGTCCCATGTGCGGCGCTGAAAAGGAAGATTTTTCACCTGAAGATTAA
- the aroC gene encoding chorismate synthase: MAGNSFGQAYKITTFGESHGGAVGVIVDGVTPGVEITLEDIQKELDRRKTGQSYITTPRKEPDKVHFMSGVFEGKTTGTPLMMILYNKDAQPSAYNDIKELYRPGHADYTYSRKYGIRDWRGSGRASGRETAGRVAAGALARKILRDKGVNILAYTRRTAGIEISSFDPEVIEKNPLRAPDMKAAEEMNRIISKIKDEEDSMGGIVECRISGVDPGLGEPVFDKLDAELAKAMLSIGAVKGIEFGKGFAAADMRGSEHNDQMSADGFITNNAGGIIGGISTGEEIIFRIVVKPTSSINKVQRTVSKEGKEQEIRTEGRHDACICPRIIPVVEAMASIVLLDHIKRLGAMHI; the protein is encoded by the coding sequence ATGGCAGGAAACAGCTTCGGGCAGGCTTATAAAATAACAACCTTCGGAGAATCCCACGGCGGCGCAGTGGGAGTCATCGTTGACGGCGTCACCCCCGGCGTGGAAATCACACTGGAGGATATTCAGAAAGAACTGGACAGGAGAAAAACCGGCCAGTCCTACATCACCACCCCCCGGAAGGAACCGGATAAGGTTCATTTCATGTCCGGGGTATTTGAAGGGAAAACCACCGGTACTCCCCTGATGATGATTCTCTACAACAAGGATGCCCAGCCCAGCGCATACAATGACATTAAAGAGCTGTACCGTCCCGGTCATGCGGACTACACCTATTCCAGAAAATACGGCATACGGGACTGGCGGGGAAGCGGAAGAGCCAGCGGAAGAGAAACCGCCGGACGTGTTGCAGCAGGCGCCCTGGCCAGAAAGATTTTGCGGGACAAAGGGGTGAACATTCTTGCATACACCCGCCGCACAGCAGGTATTGAAATCTCCAGCTTCGATCCTGAGGTAATTGAGAAGAATCCGCTGCGGGCCCCGGACATGAAGGCTGCGGAAGAAATGAACAGGATCATCAGCAAAATCAAGGATGAGGAAGACAGCATGGGAGGGATCGTTGAATGCCGGATCAGCGGTGTGGATCCCGGTCTGGGTGAACCGGTCTTCGACAAGCTTGATGCGGAACTTGCAAAGGCCATGCTCTCAATCGGTGCCGTAAAAGGGATAGAATTCGGCAAGGGCTTTGCCGCCGCGGATATGAGGGGCAGCGAACACAATGATCAGATGAGCGCTGACGGATTCATTACCAACAATGCCGGCGGAATTATCGGAGGCATATCAACCGGGGAGGAAATTATCTTCCGGATCGTGGTAAAACCCACCTCCTCCATCAACAAAGTACAGAGAACTGTGAGCAAAGAGGGAAAGGAGCAGGAAATACGCACAGAAGGGCGTCACGATGCCTGCATCTGTCCCCGGATTATCCCGGTGGTGGAGGCCATGGCTTCCATCGTACTTCTGGATCATATAAAACGGCTGGGAGCAATGCATATCTGA
- a CDS encoding shikimate kinase, with protein sequence MQNKRYILLGLKHSGKTSLAQGMSRQLGIPWFDLDHRIASSHPQYPDIRSMYRERGLAWFQEQECIAYDSISDPHCIIACGGGAMENPSLMERIAAERDESPKTLRIFIDSPEELLFTRIIKHGIPPFLSSDAPREHFRSLYVRRRNMGLEHADVVISAGELDKEEVLQQLLDRI encoded by the coding sequence ATGCAGAATAAACGCTACATACTCCTTGGGTTAAAACACAGCGGCAAAACTTCTCTGGCTCAGGGAATGTCCAGGCAGCTTGGCATTCCATGGTTCGACCTGGATCACCGCATCGCATCTTCCCACCCCCAATATCCGGATATCAGAAGCATGTACCGGGAACGAGGGCTGGCCTGGTTTCAGGAACAGGAATGCATTGCCTATGACTCCATCAGCGACCCCCACTGCATAATTGCCTGCGGAGGGGGAGCCATGGAAAATCCTTCTCTTATGGAACGGATAGCAGCGGAGAGAGACGAAAGTCCGAAAACGCTGAGAATATTCATCGACAGCCCGGAGGAGCTGCTGTTTACCAGAATTATCAAACACGGCATCCCGCCGTTTCTCTCGTCAGACGCACCCCGGGAACATTTCAGGTCCCTGTATGTGCGGCGGAGAAACATGGGGCTTGAACACGCTGATGTGGTAATCAGTGCAGGCGAACTGGACAAGGAAGAGGTTCTTCAGCAGCTGCTTGATAGAATATAA
- a CDS encoding carbohydrate ABC transporter permease: MRRFPPFLKFLAYSILIVAALITLYPVLRVISISFRPHNMILTTGLSLFPDSPTLENYLQLFTERSFLLWIGGSLAITGVTAGLAVSIATLSAYALTRWKFRLRNSILLSIFFTQLIPGSVMLVPTYLMILKLNLVNTYPGLLLSYAIATVPFSIWLLRGYFMGIDVEPEEAAMIDGAGPLRIFYSVLLPQAVPVPAVIFMKVSGALHTGLARGSGKGMGNR; encoded by the coding sequence ATGAGACGTTTTCCGCCGTTCCTCAAATTTCTGGCATACTCGATTCTTATCGTGGCCGCTCTCATCACCCTCTATCCGGTTCTCAGGGTGATCAGCATCAGTTTCCGGCCCCACAACATGATCCTCACCACCGGGCTGAGTCTTTTCCCCGATTCACCCACTCTGGAAAACTATCTGCAGTTGTTCACTGAGCGAAGCTTTCTGCTGTGGATCGGCGGTTCCCTCGCAATCACCGGGGTTACTGCCGGCCTGGCCGTTTCCATTGCCACCCTGTCGGCGTATGCCCTCACCCGCTGGAAGTTCCGTCTGCGCAACTCCATCCTGTTAAGCATATTTTTCACCCAGCTCATCCCCGGCTCGGTAATGCTGGTTCCCACCTACCTGATGATTCTTAAGCTGAATCTGGTCAACACCTATCCGGGGTTGCTTCTCTCTTATGCCATTGCCACGGTACCATTCAGCATCTGGCTTCTCAGAGGATACTTCATGGGCATTGACGTTGAGCCCGAGGAAGCGGCAATGATCGACGGAGCGGGACCGTTGAGGATATTTTATTCGGTGCTCCTGCCCCAGGCGGTTCCGGTACCGGCCGTGATTTTCATGAAAGTGAGCGGAGCCCTCCACACCGGGCTTGCCAGGGGCAGCGGCAAAGGCATGGGAAACCGATAA
- a CDS encoding ferritin — translation MKIPAKVEAAINTQIKEEFDSAYLYLAMAAWFEDQDLPGFAVWMRSQYQEELEHAHKFFDYLFEREGRSLVPSIKEPQKEWKSPLDAFRAAYDHEQYITSCIHKLVKTAREADDVASERFLDWYVNEQVEEESTAMNIIKQLERIEGSKYGLFMLDKEMSSRGTLDE, via the coding sequence ATGAAAATACCCGCAAAAGTTGAAGCAGCCATCAATACACAGATCAAAGAGGAATTTGATTCGGCCTATCTGTATTTAGCCATGGCGGCATGGTTTGAGGATCAGGATCTTCCGGGGTTCGCCGTCTGGATGCGTTCCCAGTATCAGGAAGAGCTTGAGCATGCCCACAAGTTTTTTGATTATCTTTTTGAAAGGGAAGGACGGTCCCTGGTGCCATCCATTAAAGAGCCTCAGAAGGAGTGGAAATCTCCCCTGGATGCCTTCCGTGCAGCATATGATCATGAGCAGTATATTACTTCCTGTATTCACAAACTGGTGAAGACCGCCCGTGAAGCCGACGATGTCGCCAGCGAACGCTTTCTGGACTGGTATGTGAACGAACAGGTGGAAGAGGAATCCACTGCAATGAACATTATCAAACAGCTGGAACGGATTGAGGGTTCCAAATACGGCCTGTTCATGCTGGACAAAGAAATGTCTTCACGGGGAACACTTGATGAATAG
- a CDS encoding carbohydrate ABC transporter permease: MENMIGVFTGPILRRDGLWIILARTLLWTGIQTFFQVLLGMILALSLNAPIRFARFFKWMQVLPWAIPGTISLMTLRYEFHPSFGFINQVLELLPGVATGPAWWSDPFWNFVSMNLVNLWLGVPFMMILLLGALQGVDRNCLEAAELDGASRMRRLFSVTLPLILPTVLPAVLFSAIYSFNNFGVPYFMNPQELENSHLLSLAIFRAASYFNRYSFSSALAIVNTLLVLLMVIIPIRYSGLLQEAKR, encoded by the coding sequence ATGGAAAATATGATCGGCGTGTTCACCGGCCCCATCCTCCGGCGTGACGGACTGTGGATAATACTGGCCCGAACCCTGTTGTGGACGGGAATCCAGACCTTCTTCCAGGTGCTGCTGGGGATGATACTGGCTCTCAGCCTGAATGCACCCATCCGCTTCGCCCGCTTCTTCAAGTGGATGCAGGTTCTGCCCTGGGCCATTCCCGGCACCATCTCTCTGATGACTCTTCGCTATGAATTTCATCCCAGCTTCGGTTTCATAAATCAGGTTCTTGAGCTTCTCCCGGGTGTTGCCACAGGTCCTGCGTGGTGGAGCGATCCGTTCTGGAACTTCGTCTCCATGAATCTGGTGAATCTGTGGCTTGGAGTCCCTTTTATGATGATACTCCTTCTTGGGGCGCTGCAGGGCGTGGACCGAAACTGCCTTGAAGCAGCTGAACTGGACGGTGCAAGCCGTATGCGCAGGCTGTTTTCAGTGACCCTGCCCCTGATACTGCCCACGGTACTCCCGGCGGTGCTTTTTTCCGCCATCTACAGCTTCAATAATTTCGGGGTGCCCTACTTCATGAACCCCCAGGAGCTGGAAAACAGCCATCTGCTGTCCCTTGCCATCTTCCGGGCCGCCAGCTATTTCAACCGCTACAGCTTTTCCTCGGCACTGGCCATTGTGAACACTCTTCTGGTACTTCTGATGGTGATAATTCCCATCCGCTACAGCGGACTTCTCCAGGAGGCCAAACGATGA